atttaaaataaaaataaaatgacttAATTAAAGGCTCTTAATCTACTAACTGCAGCGAAAATGAccttattagatcatgattgtgattttagtgattactAGTCAGtgaaactaacatgtttatcaaaaatatatgttagtaggttttatagatgcaatacatgaagaagtcaacGCAACCGGGTAAAAGTTTGATTCAATTCGAAAAAGTTTCAGAGAAATAGTTCTTACCGGAAGATCCGGCGTTGGAAGAATTGTACTCATCGGAgtattatgtccagaggcagtttgcctcaccggatgatccagtgataagGAGCGTACAGGCTATAGCAATTCTGTCAAAAGGAGTCTGAGTAGATtgcactcaccgaaaggtccgatgaTCAAGACAGTGTACACCGGaggtttcaccggagcatttaacagagtatgtgaaaaaactagaaaagaaaaagtTCTATACACCGGAAGATCCGGCGATAAAGACAGTGCACATCGAAggcttcaccagagcatttaatagaaggtgtggaaaatccaaaaaatgagaagttcaacacaccagaaggtccgatgatgaagacagtgcacaccggagtattttgtgcagagaagaagtttggcacGGTCTGActtaagataactcaccggatagtccggtgataaagatgatgtatacaccggagtatccggtgttcaaaagAACTctaagtggagttccaacggctagtttatgagaatgtacacatcggatggtccggtacttGTACATCTATTAAtgccggatcatctagtgttcaCAGAATATTTGAGTTGTTGGAATAACGACTAGTCCGTGgagttgaggctataaatacccctcaactcATTCATTTGGAGTAACTGTCCAGAGAAACCTTGTACACATAAGAAGACTTCCAAGCCATCTAAGAGCATAAAGTATTTATTCAAAGCAATTAAGTATACTATTAgcaagtgattagtgcttataagcctagagagaagagttacTAAGTGCTGCAACTTAGtgtgtggatcaagaagtgatctaagcttgtacctcttgatACACCAGCATCTTAGAGTCTTtatgactcgccggtaacttgttgatcctccgacttaGTATGGAACGacgacaagaggattgtgcggAGACATAGAAGCTTTTATCTTTGTGATTAAAGCTCTAAAGCGAAAACGACGTACAAGTGACCTGAAGAGAagttagtggtgagatcttacctTAGTGACTTAGTGgttcatcgtgcttgagacttTATCTTAGTGACTTaatatctcaagagccgtgaccgaaaAAGACTTGACGACCGGAAGCATATTCTTTGTAGAACTCCAATATCAACTAGGgatggcttgtgtgccaccgatactaCAAGATAAAAGTCCatcgtgccgagtttgtctctttaccttatttacattttcgcatttgcTTACTCTCGATCTCCTTCACCAACAATTTAAActataaaaatttctagaaatcGAATGATCCGctcaaaaaattcttaaaactaAAACACTACCAAACATATCTTTAAAACGGATGGTTATATTTGAACGGTAAAACCAAAAACATTCCGTGATCCTCCAAGATGAGTAGTATGTTCCTACAACTTTCCAACCCCAGGATGAACATGAGCATACATAGATCCAATCCAACCATCTCATCAAAAAGTGCCACTTTACCAGAAAGCACCGTGCCTTAATCAAAAGAAAACCTCCACCCCATTTAGTTTTGCTCCGCCCGGAGAATCCGATGCCGCCATAGCTCGCACAATGTCCAGGGCCAAACACAGACAAGTGCGCGCGCGCGTCAATCTAACAACCGCACGCACAATGATAATCTGATAAAAGAACCACCTACTGCAGAACAACAAAACAGGTCTGCTTTTGTTCTTCGTGAAAGCAAGAGATGCGAAAACTAATAAACTCTATTCGCTTTGCCTTATGCAAAGATTCATTAATTTCCCACGGCTTTCTAGAGTTCAGCCGTCTAATTTTGCGCTGTTCTTCTGACGATTGTGTAAACACAGTGACTTCAGACGATTGTATAAACACAGTGACAGCGGTGGGTTAGAGTTCTAGGATTAGTGGCGGCGGCTTCCTGACAGAGATGTTACAGCGAGACGATGGGGGCACCGCATGCCACTGATGGTGGATAACAGCCAGTGGACGATGCCGGTAGCGCGGGAGACAAGGATGCAGCCCGGCGACGAAGCATAGTGCATCCGGTTTAGAGAAAGAAGAATGAAGATGACCATACGATGGAAATCGAAAGAACAATGTTCATCGATTGAGATTTAGTCCATTTTCAGACGTCTCAAGTGTAGCATCACCCTTAATTTCCAGTCGTGTAACATAGCTTCATATGAATCACACGGAATCATACTATCTcctgcaaaaatatttttttccccgAACAACGAATTCCTGCAAAAATGTCAGGATCTATTCAATCAGGGAAGGTGTCTGCCGCAAACCAGAGTTTGTGAAGGGAAGGGCCAGGATGATCAGCACCAcgagctgaaacaaacagggcctcaGTAGCCTTCAGTCTAGTGCTACCGAGAATGATCACGAAACAACATTGTGCTCCGTTCAGATGATGCAATGATCACAGAACTACCGAAAAGATGCAGTAACAAAGTAATACTAGCCACATTTGCAAAACGAGGACTACCAACCAAGGAGTAACAGGAGATGGAAAACAGAGCAGCAGATTTACAGCTACATAAATTAGCTACGGATTCCTTTACCAAACTGCAGAAATTCACACGATGCGATGCCTGATTACACGaaggttggttggttggttggttcgATCCAAAACTCGACAAGCTACAAGATGCTGGTAGCATCAGGGAAAGCAAGAAACCGAAACGGATGGGGGGAAGAAGGAACGAAATTAccatctcttcctcctcctaatCCCACGCATTCCTTCGCTTCTACTTGTTGTTCTTATGACCCCGGctcactcttgttgtcttgCGTCTGGCTCCTAATCCTCGGCTTGCTCGGATTGGCGGCGCCTACAcgccccccgccgccgcctggcCGCGGCGGATCGTCTCCCTGTAGCGGAGGATGGAGTCCATGCGCTGCAGCTTCAGCTGGTGCCGGAACCTGTTAATGAAGTCGTCCGCGCGCGCGTCCACCTCGCCACCGGAGGCGGCGCCCTCGTCTTCGGCGTCCTCCTCCGGCTCCGCCACGGGGAGCCGGCTGCCGCGGCGCGCCGCCACCCCCTCCCTCGTCGTCGCCGGGCGGCGCGCCTCCacggcctcctccacctcctcggaCTCGAAGTGCGCGAACGCCGACTTGTCGCTGGCCGACTTGTGCAGCCTCGCCGGCAGCCGCGGcagctccgcctccgccgccgcctccgaccTGCTCCTCTCCATGTGCTCGTACTCCGGTTCGCGCTCGACCTCGACCACGCCCTCCTCCCTGTCCACCGTCACAGCGGGCTGCTCGTACCCCAGATCCATCACGCTGGCCACGGCGGGCTCCGGCGCGGGGGCGGCGAAGCGGGACAGGTTGAAGGACCGCAGCCGGTCGAACGCCATCGACGGCACGCGGGACAGCCTCCTATGCTGctccccgccgcctccgccagctccaccagCAGCCTCAGCACCGTCCTCCTCCGCAgccgccggcgcggcggccTTGGAGGTGACGGCGATGGTGCCGATGACGAGGTTGAGGACGAGGAACAGCACCGCGGGGGTGAACCATCCGTGCACGGCGCTCCACAGCGCGGGTATCGCCTCCTCCAGcatcgcgccgccgcctccgcgctTCCTTCCGCTCCTTGATCCGGTTGGGGCTGGGGCTCTGGTGAGGGGGAGTGAGGACTGAGGAGGCGGAGGAAGAGATGGTGGTGGGGGAGAGGGAAGTGGTGCGGTGGGTTATTTAAAGAGGGGAGAGTGAGGCGGGGGCGTTTCGCGCACATGGGGGACGGAGGAAGCGGACAAATGGAAGGTGAGTTTTGGGTtgctctccttttcttttcctttttattttttaaagttttttagATTTTCTAAAGGGTTTTTTGTTGACATGATAGGTGTGGGTGATGCAATCTTCATATCCACAATCTCTTTTTTCCTCTCTAAGTGTATCTAATTTTaagtgagaaagagagagattatAGAATGTATCGGATAAAGGATACATTCTCTAGTTATTAATGTTTTCGGCACACTAATTCTTTAAGATATGATAGATTTAGATGACCACACACTTGGAACATGGGTTTTAGTGGTGATGGATTTATGCATGAAAAGGGTGGTTAGTTTTATATTCCTATGATGTTTTGTGGGGATTTTGTgacaaaaaataaaactttgtttGCGATGGGATGAGAGTGGtacaaaatggaaaaaaatgagGCTAGTGTTGGGGTGGCAATACGTGGACAGTGAACTAATACAAGGGTTTCCGCTATAGTGAAATAATATGAGGGTTTGACGATGGCATTCGAAAAGGGGCTCAATTTTGACTGTTAGTGGTGCTTTTGTGAGGATCCCGTGTAAGGAAAGAATTGTTTACGGTTTTGAAACAAAAAGTTACAAAGAAAATGTTGTGTACAGATCATGCAAGAGACTACAATTAAAGTTTATACACTTAATTGCTATCATCTGAGAAGCCAGCCCATACATGATTTCCTATAGTGACATAACTCATCTAGATGTTTTGACTATGGGGGCCACCAGGGCCCAGATAGGCCCAAGGTTACCAATGTTTTAGATTTGGGTTTTGTATCAGAAGTCCATGCAACAAGTGGAATGTCTTTCTGCTACATCATTTAGAAGGACTGATGAGTTACTAGAATTCAAAATTTGTCTCATCCAAGAGATCCATTTATCTGAGAAGCCCTTGTGCTTGAACATATCAATGATcacttggtgttccaccttgTCAAAAGACTTTTCAAAATCGAGATGTTATTTTTATTGGTTATACTATTCATATGCCAATCATTAGTCATGCttttgttattatttttattggtATACTATTCATACGCCAATCACTAGTCTTGCTTTTGTTATAGTGTTTTTACAGGCTTTTGTCCTCCACCGAGGTTCAATTTCATTGTGTTGCTCATTTTACTTTATTTCTGTTCCatttttatttatgaattttgattCAGAAAGATGATTGGTTGTAAGTATATCTATGTTGTGTTCACCGCATCCGTGATactcatttatttttataccgTGTAACATGTAATCCACTGATTGCTAGTGGTAATTTAGTGAAGATTTTGCATAGGAAGGAAAACATGAGCATAGCActtacaaaatataaaaagCATGAGGGACAAGTTAACATAGCCGCTTCGTGTGAAAAATTGTATGCTCTAGGGTCCGCCGAGGGAGATCTCAGGAAGAAGCATCTCTTGAAGGCTTGTTTGAATACAAAATGATTATACGTTCAGATTAAAATGAAAAATGAACTGATATCCTCACATATCTGAAGGAATTGAGCCTGAGTTTTACTCATCCAAATAAGTTCTAAGGGGTTGCACTTTGTAAAACTCTACTATTTTAATATAGTAGACAAATATTCTGTCTGATTGTTTAAAAAAGAGAATAGTCTGGAGGAAGAACTTAGGGCATGCTTGGTTGCTTCAACACATTGCTGCACCGCTTTACCAATCTATGCCTAAGGCGTGGCTAACGATTTGGTCACCATGCACTCCTTAGGCAAGGGTTTTCTTAGAGTTaaaggcttttttttttctgatctcACCGACAAGATGGACCATATAAAAGCATGTTCGCGCATGCTGTGAGCAAAGAGCTCCAAAAATTTAGTCTCAACCTCAATCTTTTTCTTACATCGCATAATGTCATCAAATAGCTAAATCTACTCACTCTCATGTCCTACCTTTGTTCATTTAGAAAGATGCTTGAGTagtgttcttcttcttccaccaTCACCTGGTCTCAGCTTGTCATCAGAGCTTCTATACCATACGTAAGGTTTGGCAAAGATACAAAATTGTGTAGCAAACCACAATTGTGGTATAAAAGATTACACATGCTACTTCGTCGTCTTCAATTCGTTGACATTGAAGCGTTGGGCCTCATCTTATTTGGTTACGATAAGCATGCATCCAGCTACATTGATTCTTTTAATCGGCTTTCATATattcaaattttgttttatgcCGTAGTGGAACTCATTCCCAAGTCAAACATTGCGTAGTTGCACCATCACACAATTCGTGGCAAGATGATATTGGTCACAAGAAAATACTTCGTCGCACTTCGTTCTCATCAAGATTAATTCGTGCTCATAGATTAATTATTCCAGTGGCCACACCAAAACCAAAAGGAATTCTGAATTTTCTATACCATTCTCGCTCCAATTGCCAGAGTCACGAGAGATGGCATTTTCTGTGCGACACAAACACAACTGATTGACCGAATAATTGACTGAATAATTGATACCTTCAGTGGTGAGATATATGTATGATAGGTTTGATCAGTAGCTTGGGTAGCTTGTTTTAGCTTTTGTGATGAAATTTGTCACACTAATAAGTAAAGATTAGTATGTATTGGATAGCCGTTCACTCGGTAACCCGTACTGAGAGCAATTTTATTCCTTTTAACACTTGCTATGTTTGTTCATATGTTAATCCACATTTTTATATCAATTGTCATATATGATATCCCTGTGAACATAAGTAGCATATGTTCTATCATATTCGCTTTAAATGCTCATATTAGTAATTATGATATTTGTTATTGAAAGTTATATTCTTTCTCGTATGACTAAATTCAGAACCATTTAATCAAAATGTTGCTAAAATGTACTTAGAAACAACAGTATCTTTGCTCAAACTCAATTCACCTTTTTCTCGATAAACACGCACAAGATTTCCGCGTCGTTTTACTAAAAATACAATGTGCGAAATTATTATGCGTATACGTACCACGAACGACTGCATTTCTTGCTCCACCACACAAAAACCTACAGCGATGGATCAACCGAAGTCCGTAGAAATGGTCGGCGTGTGCCCCTTGAGCAGTGCCACACCGGAGCCTGGGCTGTACCTGTACGCATCTCAACAGCACACTCGTCACCAACCAGCTGGGACATATGCTGCGAATCAGACGTGCGTGCTTGCTGTGGGAGAGCGAAATCAAATAGAGCCACCTACCGATTGGGACCTCTGTCGTCCGAGGCTAACAACCTCGGCCTGTCCTTGTTATCGATTCTTTGGCTTCTTGCATGTCGCCTCGTGTGTCGAACCGTGGCAACATGGCATTGTGCAGCAttcaggaagaagaagaaaaaggtccGAGAATACTTAGGTCGGACTATATCTCTCTTGTATAACTAAGAAGAAAGCATCTAAGATCATTTcaactatattttcttcatttttttccttcccGATTCTCTTCCTCgttcttattctctttattttttctcatctccaacagtttcacttcgagaggaatcgtgaagggaaaggagagagaatcccattCTGAAGGGAATAACCTGagaatcctgtcgtgaagggaaccgtaaagggaaaccgttggagcgctgaagggaataAGAATCCCTTCACAACGAGAATCTCACCCGCGAAGAGAAGCTATTACGCGTGGCCTAAATCCGAGTTGAAGTGATGAGCTTAACTCAGCTCGGTAGCCTTCAGACTTTTAGGAACGTCCAGGCTATAATTAGTCTGTTTTGCTGCCTGGTCACAAGAAACGCATGCAAATTAAGGGGTTCATAACCTCAACTTGCCATAGTTTGCCATGTTTAATGTTAAACAAGTTTAACTAGCTTAGACACCGGTTTAGTTTGTAGCCGCATACATGGCAAGATTCCTTTCATGTTGTTATGGCCCACACATCAATGACTCAACAAAGTATGGTAATAATCCTATAGTCTTGCCTAAATGTGATGAGAAAATTtatgtgtgatgagtgatttaTAAGATTGTCAATTTGATTTGTCGTGTTTTAGATTGCTTGAGTTTGGTTTGTTTGAAATTCAGTTCAGCCCAGAATCCGGAAGTTCAATTCAgaatccggaatatccggtcCAATCAGAATCCGGAACTTTCGGTCCcaatctggaacttccggtTGAACCAGAATCCGAAACTTTTGGGTTTAATCCGGAATTTCCAGATAGATGCGAAAGCTGAGATAGAGAAGGGACATTCGGAGCTCAATCCGGAATTTTTGgaatccggaacttccagatGAATAATGTTTTCAGCTTTGATAAATAGTATTTTCAACTTTGAATTTCTTCTATGCATTGGAACTTTTTGAAAAgtatgaaagtgcatctagcccttatgcgTGATTTTGacaattaatgataatacatatagaCTAACAATGATGATGAGAATTATTAATATGTTGCTCCATAGGTAATGCgtggagaagagatatgcattaAGATGAATGGGCTTTAAGTGATGCTCACGTAAGTCAATTGCattacctatggactaacaattatgttgagaatttttattagattatttcataggaaatacataaatgatgaagcataaTTAGTTGAGAAATGCCATAAGTTCAAAGAATaacatcaaagtcattgagatcttagtgatgcttataataagaagaaaaagcttAAAGAATGAAAGCTAAGTTACTAggggagatcaagtaactaaaggtatgacattaTCAATAGAgtattatggactaactcatgtgctatgtatttgaaaatgagtgaagttaggttccatatgaagaatgACAATAAGCATGgatgctaagttacttatggagatcaagtaacttaaggtataaagttgttaattatgtttatagactaacccatatgctttgtacttgagagtgagttgggtatatgatccataagaaggcataaattgaattgagatatcCAATATggcaagagtgaagaacaagattagacTTCATATATAATAAAGTGAATTCCTTAAAGATGTTAAAAATAAGGTAGTTTTCTATGGCACGACGAACAgtgaagggcaagtaagactcgactgcgatggatcatccggtggtgaagggtaagcaaatggcttggcaccAAAGAACAAAGACATTGGTGAAAAGCGAGTGAAAGCTTTGCGCCAATATCGTGTGAGATTATGTGAAGCTATGGGTGATTCACattaatcacatgaagaatcaagaaaagatgaagtgaagacgaTATAAAAGTTGACAATCCTTtaagtttgaaagaaagaaacgatacttgaaagtatttaaagactcaaattggttcaaatgagttttacatttgaaatAGATTATAGGTATGCCAtattattaagagggatgcaacgtagagctaattatcgtgtctcagtgctcaagagtgtCCAACCAACCCAAAGTAAGAGACACAAAACATCCATTAACATCAAATAGTGCTAActtgagagttcgctttatgAGTTCGATGtcgaaagtgtggaagtgtccgaatcgggtttcagagtgttcctagttttgatcttatgtgtttgagatcatgaattcagttgggatatgtATCACTCTGAAGTTCAGGATCAAAAACTATCGCCATTTTCAGAATGTCAGCTGTGCCAAACCCGAAAGTTTTGGGTTGTCTGGAAATTCCGGATGAATTCTGAGTTAGAGTTCTTGGTTGTAGTTTAAAGTTTCAATCCAAAAGTTTCAAattgaacctggaagttccggatttTGTGTTCAGTTTGGATGTTCTGAGCTGGCTCCAGGCAAGCTAGTGTGCTTGGTTTGGCCTTTCAAGCTAACCCAGAAGTTTCGGGTTGTACCTGGAAGTTCTAGGTTAGGCCAAAAAGCTACATAATGGCTAGTTTGTTAAGTCAACCCAGAAGTTCTAGGTTGTATCTGAAAGTTCCGGGTTAGTGCAGAAATGTgtgtaacaactagtttttgggagttggatataaatacccctcaccccTCCCTTGTTTGCTGTTGCTAGGGGACAAAAGAGAACATCTTTAGaaccaaaagaactccttctcaCTCTGATTTAGTGTgatatttgagaagaaaagtgagtgaggttgagagattggaagattgagtgcaagcgAGCAAAActctattcttgagcactcgagttcatcggcaagaaatTTGTGTCAcatttgttacttttggagCTTGAAGCTCTTGGGCGGCTAGGAATCATtggtgagcacccaaggttatggtgtgcTGCAGGaggtttgtgaaggcttcgattttacctccgtaagggaagaaatcaagagtgaaagttAAGCTCAAAGTGTGACTGAGCTtagagaggaaaagggttgagagagatctGGCTAGTGTGAttgagcccctcaacggagatgtaggattgtaaccttcacacctatttagtttattttttgctacaagtttaggccaacgataaaaggggacaatttttttttgttgtaaaaacgcatattcaccccctctataCGAAAGCATTGTCCTTTCAAAGtgctttgaattgatttgagttttcaattgagcattttgattatagatacatgttttcttgtttcatggtgtgtaggtgacaaATGTAACTTAGCGGTCGATGacggatgatcggggctaagtggggtgcttggtgccagacgatcaagaaggTCGAGCGGAGTCaagagagattgaaagtgcatctagctcttatgcgtggttttggtaattaatgacaatacttaTAGACTAACTAtgttattgagaattgttaatagaatgttccataggtgatgcatggaggagagatatgcaacaagatcaatgagctctaagtgatgctcgggtaagtgataacaatacctatggactaataatgatgttaagaattgttattaggttattctataggagatgcataagaaacGAAGTATAGAGTCAATGAGAAAttccatgagttcaaagaattgcatcaaagtcattgagatcttagtgatgttcataaaaagaagaagtttgagaaatgaaggctaagttactcatggagatcaagtaactaaaagtATGCTATTGTCAATTGGGTTTTATGGATTAACCTATGTGCTTTGTGGTTCAGAGTAAGTTGGGgataggatccataagaaggtataagttgaattaaaattatatatgccaag
The sequence above is drawn from the Phragmites australis chromosome 10, lpPhrAust1.1, whole genome shotgun sequence genome and encodes:
- the LOC133883764 gene encoding pathogen-associated molecular patterns-induced protein A70-like produces the protein MLEEAIPALWSAVHGWFTPAVLFLVLNLVIGTIAVTSKAAAPAAAEEDGAEAAGGAGGGGGEQHRRLSRVPSMAFDRLRSFNLSRFAAPAPEPAVASVMDLGYEQPAVTVDREEGVVEVEREPEYEHMERSRSEAAAEAELPRLPARLHKSASDKSAFAHFESEEVEEAVEARRPATTREGVAARRGSRLPVAEPEEDAEDEGAASGGEVDARADDFINRFRHQLKLQRMDSILRYRETIRRGQAAAGGV